From the Leptolyngbya sp. CCY15150 genome, the window CACGGATGAAGCCTTTGCTGCACTGCCTCCCGGCACCCTAGAAGCTTTACTCCTACCCGAAAACAAGGATATCCTGGTGAGCATCCTCACCTACCACGTCGTACCTGGCAGCGTGATGTCAACAGATTTAACATCTGGTGCTGTCCCCACGGCTGAAGGTCGTTCTATCATGGTTGATGTGAGCGAAGCGGGTGTCATGGTGAACAATGCCTCCGTGGTTATGGCAGATATCGAAGCTAGTAACGGTGTTGTCCACGTGATCGATCAAGTCATCCTCCCCCCCGATATGTAGGTAAGCGGATAGGTTTGGCGTAGCTAAACGGCGTTGCTGAATCGATGCGTGATCTGCCCTCATCCCCAACCCTTTTTCTTAGGGAGAAAGAAGCTAGAACTCTGATTCCCTCTCCCCGAGAGGGCTTGGGTGAGGGCAGATTTAGGACTGCATACCAGCTCAGCAACGCCAGCTAAACTCCTCTGAGCGCCATAAACCTACTGGATCATGAATCAAAGACCTTAGGCTTCCCAGACTTAGCTAGCATCTGGGAAGTTTAAGTCTTTCAACTTATCGGACTGAGATTGCGAGGCTTCGACGTTATTGTTCAACATCCATGGACGCTCCCCCTTCGACTGAATCTATTCATTGTCCATCTGACGTAGATTTAATCCAGGCGATTCGCTCGGGTCAGGTAGACGCTTTAAATACGCTCTATGAGCGCTATGCCAAGCTAGTGTATAGCTTGGCTTTTAGAATGCTGAAAGATGTAGGTGAGTCGGAAGACTTGACGCAAGATACATTTCTAGCATTATGGCAACGTGATATTTATGATCCGTCTCGGGGGTCACTCAGTCGGTTTCTCATGATCTACGTGCGATCGCGAGCGATTGATCGACTGCGCACCAAAGGGACTCGTACCCAAGTGTTACAACGATGGCGAATGGCGATGAAAAGCGAAACATCCGGGATCAGTCCACTGGATCATGTTTCGATGGGCGAGCGATCGCGCATCACTCGGGACGCACTTGATCAGTTATCTGATGCAGAACGACAGGTTCTGGAAATTGCTTATTATCAAGGGTATAGCCAGTCAGAGGTGGCTCAGAAACTGGGCATTCCCCTCGGGACCGTTAAAACTCGTTCACGTCAGGGACTCAAGAAACTTCGCAAGGCATTACAGCAATACTTCTAACTCTTCTGTTCTATGGCTCCCTCTGAACTACCTGAAAACTGGCAAGACTTAATCGCTGACTATGCCCTAGGCGCACTTCCGCCGGAGGATGTGGAGCTGGTGCAGCAGTGGTTACATCAGGATCCGGCTGTGCAAAAAGAACTTCAGGCCTACCAAGAAGTTCTGGCGCTGCTGCCCTACGCTCTCCCGCTTTCAACACCGTCCCG encodes:
- a CDS encoding sigma-70 family RNA polymerase sigma factor, with translation MDAPPSTESIHCPSDVDLIQAIRSGQVDALNTLYERYAKLVYSLAFRMLKDVGESEDLTQDTFLALWQRDIYDPSRGSLSRFLMIYVRSRAIDRLRTKGTRTQVLQRWRMAMKSETSGISPLDHVSMGERSRITRDALDQLSDAERQVLEIAYYQGYSQSEVAQKLGIPLGTVKTRSRQGLKKLRKALQQYF